In Alicyclobacillus macrosporangiidus CPP55, a single window of DNA contains:
- a CDS encoding UvrD-helicase domain-containing protein — protein MQRAAVEHTDGPLLILAGAGSGKTSVLTRRIAYLIGTRRAAPWSILAITFTNKAAREMRDRIEGLVGPIAQDIWAMTFHAMCVRILRRDIQRLGYQRGFTILDDGDQLATVKRILADLNIDSKRYEPRAVLSAISNAKNVLRTAAQVRDRAGNPFERVVGDVYLEYERRLKANNALDFDDLILKTVQLFEQAPDVLEFYHRRFHYIHVDEYQDTNHAQYRLVRLLADKRRNLCVVGDSDQSIYGWRGADIQNILQFERDYPDATVIRLEQNYRSTKTILAIANEVIRHNVERKEKTLWTDNPEGEPATLYRAVDERAEAAYIVGKMEQYRRQGRDWSEMAVLYRVNAQSRVIEEAMLEQGIPYRIFGGVKFYDRKEIRDVLAYLRLIHNPADDISLQRIVNVPKRGIGDGTMDKLQHWSAVHGVPLLEACRRAGEAGVSGKALKALGEFVETLDQLRQMRPFLSVTELTEQVLEHTGYRRALAAEKTLEAEARVENLDEFLSVTREFDQRWEAAGGVIAVRGGGAGLSGTAPAAGIHGEDGADSDAAEDAHIGEMEDTVLYGDPLAEFLAEVALLADTDLNQGKPDPGAAEENKVSLMTLHAAKGLEFPIVFMPGMEEGLFPHSRAIDSEREMEEERRLCYVGVTRAREKLYLTTCTTRTIFGQYRACMPSRFLGEMPPEHVQLDDPGRRPRAPWSPRPGSSGRDAADGQSTGVRDAGAKGSAAAGVPAAGDPFTPDRVAQYRAGDKVEHRKWGRGTVVEVHGAGDDQELTIAFPAPTGIKRLAARFAPIRKAD, from the coding sequence ATGCAGCGCGCCGCCGTCGAACACACCGACGGGCCGCTGCTCATCCTGGCCGGGGCGGGCAGCGGCAAGACGAGCGTGTTGACGCGCCGCATCGCGTATCTCATCGGCACCCGGCGTGCGGCGCCGTGGAGCATCCTGGCCATCACGTTCACGAACAAGGCGGCGCGGGAGATGCGCGATCGCATCGAGGGGCTGGTCGGCCCCATCGCCCAGGACATCTGGGCCATGACGTTCCACGCCATGTGTGTCCGCATCCTCCGCCGCGACATCCAGCGGCTCGGCTACCAGCGCGGCTTCACCATCCTCGACGACGGCGACCAGCTCGCCACCGTCAAGCGCATCCTGGCGGACCTGAACATCGACAGCAAGCGATATGAGCCGAGGGCCGTGTTGTCGGCCATCAGCAACGCGAAAAACGTGCTCAGGACGGCGGCGCAGGTGCGCGATCGCGCAGGCAATCCGTTCGAACGCGTCGTGGGGGACGTGTACCTCGAGTACGAGCGGCGGCTGAAAGCGAACAACGCCCTCGACTTTGACGATCTCATTCTGAAGACGGTGCAGCTGTTCGAACAGGCGCCGGACGTACTCGAGTTCTACCACCGGCGCTTTCACTACATTCACGTCGACGAGTACCAGGACACCAACCACGCCCAGTATCGGCTGGTCCGGCTGCTGGCGGACAAGCGGCGCAATCTGTGCGTGGTCGGCGACTCCGATCAGTCCATCTACGGTTGGCGCGGCGCCGATATCCAGAACATCCTGCAGTTCGAGCGCGACTACCCGGATGCGACCGTCATCCGGCTGGAGCAAAACTACCGCTCCACGAAGACCATCCTCGCCATCGCCAACGAGGTCATCCGACACAACGTCGAGCGCAAGGAGAAGACCCTCTGGACGGACAACCCCGAGGGAGAACCGGCCACGTTGTACCGGGCGGTGGACGAGCGGGCCGAGGCCGCGTACATCGTCGGAAAGATGGAGCAGTACCGGCGCCAGGGCCGCGACTGGAGCGAGATGGCCGTGCTGTACCGCGTCAATGCGCAATCGCGCGTGATCGAAGAAGCGATGCTGGAGCAGGGCATCCCGTACCGGATCTTCGGCGGCGTGAAATTCTATGATCGAAAGGAGATCCGCGACGTCCTCGCGTACCTGCGCCTCATCCACAACCCGGCGGACGACATCAGCCTGCAGCGGATCGTCAACGTGCCGAAGCGGGGCATCGGCGATGGCACGATGGACAAGCTGCAGCATTGGTCCGCCGTGCACGGCGTCCCGCTGCTGGAGGCATGCCGGCGGGCGGGGGAGGCCGGCGTGTCCGGCAAGGCGCTCAAGGCGCTGGGTGAGTTTGTGGAAACCCTGGATCAACTGCGCCAGATGCGTCCGTTTCTCTCGGTCACCGAACTGACCGAACAAGTACTCGAGCACACCGGCTACCGGCGGGCGCTGGCGGCCGAAAAGACCCTGGAGGCGGAGGCGCGCGTGGAGAACCTGGACGAGTTCCTGTCCGTGACGCGAGAGTTCGACCAGCGGTGGGAGGCAGCCGGAGGCGTGATCGCGGTGCGCGGCGGGGGTGCTGGACTCAGCGGCACTGCCCCGGCGGCCGGCATCCACGGGGAGGACGGCGCGGACAGTGACGCCGCGGAGGACGCGCACATCGGCGAAATGGAGGACACCGTCTTGTATGGCGATCCGCTGGCCGAATTCCTCGCCGAGGTGGCCCTCCTCGCGGACACCGATCTCAACCAGGGCAAGCCGGACCCGGGTGCGGCGGAAGAGAACAAGGTCTCGCTGATGACCCTGCACGCCGCCAAAGGGTTGGAGTTTCCGATTGTGTTTATGCCCGGCATGGAGGAGGGGTTGTTTCCGCACAGCCGCGCGATCGACTCCGAACGGGAGATGGAGGAGGAGCGGCGGCTCTGCTACGTGGGCGTGACGCGTGCGCGGGAGAAACTGTATCTGACGACGTGCACGACGCGGACCATCTTCGGGCAGTACCGGGCCTGCATGCCGTCCCGGTTTCTCGGGGAGATGCCGCCAGAGCACGTGCAGTTGGACGATCCCGGCCGGCGTCCGAGGGCACCGTGGTCACCGAGACCCGGGTCGTCCGGGCGAGATGCGGCGGACGGACAGAGCACAGGGGTGCGGGACGCCGGGGCCAAGGGCAGTGCTGCTGCCGGCGTCCCCGCGGCGGGTGATCCGTTCACACCGGACCGCGTTGCACAGTACCGGGCCGGCGAC